Within the Camelus dromedarius isolate mCamDro1 chromosome 9, mCamDro1.pat, whole genome shotgun sequence genome, the region CCTGATTCTCCCATCACAGGATGGTGATCCTGAGCCTCTCAAGACAGGAGCAGCTGTTCCCTCCCAGTCTTGGCTCAAGGCTAGGCCTGCCCAGATTTGCCTGGGCCAGGAAGTCATGGCCAGCCTGGTATCCACGGGTGAGGGTCCATGTACTTGGACCTGAGGGGAGTGGGTGTGGCCTGGCCTCTGGCTGTGTAGATTCGGGCAGGCTACCTGGGCCACATAGAAACAGAGATTACTCACAGAGGACATTCAGGGTGAATGGGTCACTGCGGCCGGCACTCACTGGGTTCTGGGTTTCACACACATAAGGTCCAGTGTCATTCCTTGTGACATGGAGTAAAGTGAGAGTCCTGTTGTCCTCGGACAGTTCCAGCCTGGTGCTGTCAGGGAGGCTCCGATTGTTGATCCACCACATGTAGGTGGTGTTCTGAGTCTCAGGTTCACATGTTAACACTACCGTGTCTTCGTGCTCCAGGGGGTTGAGGTTGTTGCTGGTGACGACAGGTGTGGGTAACTTCGCTGTGAAGATAACAGAGAGAACATTGCCTCTTTTATAACTTTGATTCCACCAAAAGCATCTTCAATCAGAGTCGTCATCTCTTAACCTCTAAGCCAAACTGAGTCCTTAAAGAATAAGGCAGGTCTGTGTATCACAAGACAAATGCATGAAACTCTGAGCTCACTGAACATACGGCCACCTGCTCTATGTCCGGGAGGAAGCACAGACTTCCTCAAGTGTCAATTGTGCAGCAGCATTTAGTTGTGGAAACAATAAGATGGGAGTCAGAGACCATCTGGCGCCTGTCCTGGTTCTTCACTGACCAGCTTCATGAGAGGGCCCCCGGGCTGAGTCTTCATGGACAAGTTGCTGCCAGGAGTATcttctctcctctgctcctccctgggGACACTGACTTTCCTTTGGAGACTCCAAGTCCCCCAGGGTGGTTGGCTGATGGCCTGGGGATCTCATCCATCTAAGCTCTCCATACTGAGTTTCAGGTGAAGGACTGCTGCCCAGATTTGGCTCTTAGGGCTGAGCCCTGGCTGGTGACCAGCTCAGAAACCTGGAGACCTGGAACAAGCTCCCCAGGGCCATGGAGTCAGGAGCCCTGGGACTggggctgcgggggtggggggacccgAGTGTCTCTGTGAGGATCCCAGGGGACCCTCAAGCCAGGCCCCTATTGAGTCCTACAGGGTCTTCCTCAGGGTCATGGTcacagggaggggcccagggggTTGGACTGAGACTCCTCTCCCTCTGCTGAGTACTCCCATCAGACTGGTCCTTCTTTTTGCACAGGGTGTCTGCAGGGTCCAGATTCCAGGAAAGGATTCTAAACCTTTGAAATTTTTCTCCAGTGTGTGTCTTGCACTAAATTTTCAAACCCCAACATGGGAGTAATGCAGAGGGGGATGGAGCCACAGTCCAGGCCTGTAGGTCCTGTGTGACATCACACCACCCTGCACCCAGAGGTCAGAGAGGAATCACTCACGGAATACTCGGAGTTGTCCAGATGCTGCTTTAGAGTCAAAGTGATTCGTTGTAACAATTATAGTGTAGTATCCTGTGTCGTTCTGAAAGACATTCTGGAACAGCAGAGACCCATTGGCGTATATCGTCTCTCGGCCGCTGTATGCAGGCCCTGGTACATTTACTTGAGAGCTTACTATATATGATGCAATTTGTTGgctgttttctactttttctcctttgaacCAGCCATAGCCTAGAAGATCCTCTGTCACATTGTAGACAAGTAGAAGAACATCCGTCCCTTCTGCAGCATTGACTGGCACTGATTCAATACTGAGTTGGGTAGTGGTGGGCAGGTTCCAGAAGGTTAAGAGTGAGActaggagggaagggagagaaagcaatTCATAATCTCACCTATAAATTGGGATGGAAAAAAGAAGCCCTGGGTCCTGAGCAGGTCTCTTCATCCCTCAGCCTTGCTATGTGTttttatagtgtgtgtgtgtgtgtgtgtgtctcctacTGGTTCACAGTTGGCAGTGTGACCCCCATTACTTCAGCAGCTCTGATCTTGTTATTTCCTCTGTTTCCCCAGGTGCCTGCCCGGCTCactccctctctgctctcactCGCCTGCTCACCCTCGGGTGGGGGGGCGTGTTAGGAGatgccctccctgaccacctgcTCTAAAGACCCTCTGCCTTCACTTTCTGACCTTCCCCTGCTCTGTTTCCTTCATGACACTTGTCAGCACCTGACAGCACATTCTAGATCTCTTTGCTTGTCTGTCTTCCTCCCCACAGAACATGAGCTCTGTGAAAGCAGGACTCTGCTGATCTTATTGTACCCTCAGTGCATGGAACAGGCGCCAAACACCTGGTGATGAAGGAAGGTGTGTTCCCAGGTCCCTCCACATCCTGGTGTTTACTTGTCAATTTCTAAGGGTGGTCGGTATGGACAATATTAATGTCCCTggttaagttgttttttttcccatgacAATAACTGTGCTTAGTATTGTCATCAGTTTCCAAAATTTATTGTTCAGGAATTTATTGTTCAAAATTTATTGTTTAACTTGTAAAACATACAGTAATTTAGGTTTTCCTGCCCTTTAGCAATTCTAGTTCATTGAGATTTTCCTGTTGCTGACCCCATCCCTCCATCCTACCCTGCCCCACTGAGGTCCAAACAGAAGCCCTCTGTCCCCTCTCAGAGCCCTGTCTCCCCACGAGACCCCAGCCAGactcttctcccatctctgcccACTCCCTGAAAACTGTCCCCTCTCACCTGCCAGCAGGACCCTCTGCCAGAGGACATGCCCTCTGTGGGCAGGGGCTGAGGAGGGCTCCATGGTATCTGCTGTCTGCTGTGTCCCTCCCTCTGTGAGAAGAGTTTCCACTCCAGAAACGCCCACAAGCACTGCTGTGTGATGTGTGAGCTCTGCTgtccttcccctctctgtgctgggcctcctcctggggcaggagcacATCATGGGTCGtgtgggctgggggcggggtcTGTGCCCAGGacactccctctccctcccctctcagtcctgcctccctgcttccctctttctcttttccttctctccgtACAGGGGTACAGGCATATCTCCGAGATATTATGATTTcgttccagaccaccgcaataaagaGAGTCTcgttttttggttttccagtgccttttaagttatgtttacactaaaCTGTAGTCAGTCAAATGTACAATAGCATAATTCCTAAAGAAacgtacataccttaattaaaaatactttattgctaaataaagcatcatctgagccttcagtgagtcataatcgtTTTGCTTCTGGAGGGTCTTGGCTGGAGcagttgatggctgctgactgaatagggtggtggttgctgaaggttgatggctgtggcaatttctctttttttttttgatgatggaggaggtaattaagttggtttatttatttacttattttaatggaggactggggattgaaaccaggacctcgtgcatgctaagcacgtgctctgctactgagctattCCCTAGCCCcagcaatttctttaaaaaaaatttttttttttaattgaagtgcagtcagtttacaacgttgtgttagtttttggtgtactgcatagtgattcagttatacatacatatatactccttttcatattctttttcattataggttgttacaagatactgaatattttgaCCAACAggggcttcatttccagaatatacaaacagttcatataactcaataacaaaaacacaaacaacccaatccaaaaatgggcagaagacccaaataagCATTTCTCCAACAAAGACGTATacatggctaataggcacatgaaaaaaatgctcaatatggcaatttcttaaactaagacaacaatgaagtttgctgcattgattgactcttcctttagCTTGAATACTTAGAGGACATTGTCGCGTTATTAATTGgcttaatttcaatattgttgtgtctcagggaatagggaggccaaagagaggaAGACGGGGTAAATGGCcagttggtggagcagtcagatcacacacatttatcaattAAGTGTGCTGTCTTATATGGGCATGGTTCGTGgcgccccaaaacaattacagtagtaacatcaaagatcactataacaaatataataataattttggaaaatttacaGGTTTTGCAAAAATATGGTATAGAGACATGTGGTGAATAAATGCTGTTAGAAAATGGTGCCAATACACTTgtttgatgcagggttgccacaaaacttcaatttgtaaaaaatgcagtatctgcgaattgcaataaagcaaagcaccaACAAAGGAGGTGTGCCTGTATTCAGGCCCCTGGGAAGTGCTGAGTCCTCTGCCTGCTAAAGCAGTGATTCTCTGCCTacttgcatacacacacacacacacacacacacactactttGGAGAACCCCAAGCCTGGGGCCTCAGAGTCACGTCAGGTTGGGGTGCATTGTAGCCTCCCTCACAGCTCTCTCTCACCTCATCTGGCTATCTCTTCAGAGAAAGAGCAGGGGCTACATCAGGAAATCTTGTCACAGGGATGTCACCCCCACTAGGCATGGGAATCACCTGTGGAACTTTATTATAAAGACTGCAAATGCCCAGGTGATATTTTAGAAATGCTGCTTTACTAGCTGCCCCGGTCATAAGCCTGTTCAGCTAGGCTGAGATCCTATGATGGGGGTGTGGggatacatacatgtgtatacacacacacacacacacacacacacacacacacacacacacacacacatacacatgtggagagagagagataggaagcaaatgtggcaaaatgttaacaattggtgAATTTTGGTGAAGGGGATAGGACGTTGATTGTACAATTCTTTCATCTGTTCCATAGACTTGAAAAGTTTCAAAGAAAAGGTTGGAAGATTAAAATGAAAGTATAGAGGATTGTGTATAAGCATGCTCCCCTCTTTCAAAAAGGGGTGAGATGCTAATATAGAAACACTTAAATCAGAAATCTCTCTGGCAGTCTATTAGATTTATATTACAGCCACAAGTAAGAGAAAAGATGGGCTGATCAATGACCTGAAGAGGATCAGAGAATGACACCCCAAAATTTGCTACTTTGGCATAAGGTTTATTTTGAGCTAAAGACAATTGAGAACCAGTAAATATAGGACGAGTTATTTGTCTTCCACTTATTGCCAAAGATAGAATATAAACTTCCCTTTTTGAAGGTATTTTCCCACTATGTACCAGAAAAAGAACAACTCATCACCAGAGACAAGGAATCAGCACAGACAAGTTTGCATAAACAAATTTCCCTTAAAATAACCCTCATCTCGCATTAATTACTCTATATATTTTCTAGTAACTTCCCCACAATTTATCATCCCTTTAAATCCAAACCTCCTTTCCTTGGTTAAAATAGTACATAAGCCCTGAGTCTAGCTTTAGGCTTCAATTTTTTATGTAAACTCCCAtgcatataaataataaaaattgtatgccttttctcctgttaatttgacttttgtcagtttaatttacAGTCCTTAGGTTCTGAACTTAAGAGGTTAGAAGAAAAGAGTTTCCTCACCAAAAGGCCCTCTTccacagcaaaacaaacaaacaaaccccgaCAGGTATTTGTATCTTCTAGAATACAAATTTGTCAGTTTAAATCTTATGTCCAAGGCAATGGATTAATGGATTTAAGGCAATTAATCAGAATTTTAGATTTTGAGAGATTAAGAGCTACCTTCACAGGACCAAGTGAAGACCACTAGGGCCTGGGTGTCTTATAAGACTCAGCTGTTAGAAATTATCTTTGTGAAGACTGTTTCAGGATACTGAATAGGATCTGTTGATCGAAAGTTGTCTAGGAAGATGGGACATTTTCACCTCCTTACCTTGCTGAGATTTCTGTTGCCAGCAGTTAGAAAAGGCTCTAGTTTCAAGATGCGGGTATATTATTTCTTTAGTTAGCACCAAGAGAAAAAGACGCAGAGCTGAGAAGCTTAAAATTGGACAGAAATGGATAtaatattatgattttttaaaaaaaggaatatgagaaacataaaattttacattttttgcatTCATTAATCTATATTCAGAGAGGAGCAGAATGAAGATGAGAACCATGCCCCCATCTCTGCAATAAATTCCCTAGAATGTCTGGATTTCAGCAAAAATGCTTTTTTGTCTCCTGGAGTGTGTCTGTGAATTCAAACTCTGAACACTGAAGCTGGAAAAACTGGGGTTTAATCCAAGTTATCAGTGGTCTGGGAAACTTATACCTCTGAGACCAAGAATGAGACCTTGTACACCTGGGAGGAGCcctgcacacctggccctggagtcAGACCacctaggtttgaatcccagctctgcaacGTATTAGCAGAGCTTCCTCTCTGGAAAACGGAGAGGATGATATTACCAACCTCAAATGGGGGTTGTGACAATTCAATAATCCATGTTAAGAATTACCAGGGTTGGGCACAGAGTAATGGCTCAATTAATGCTGTTGTATGATTAATGGGGATTTTTGATGCTAAGTCATGGGGATTGATGATGCTAAGATTTGTATGACAATTTGCGTTGACTGTTATAATAAGTAAAGGCAACTCTCATGACAGTAAATAACGATTCTCCTTACAGTTAATGGTGATTGACTGTTAGGATAGTTGAGGGGCACTAAGCAGAAATGCCCTTCCAACTAGCAGAAAAGGAATTGATTGAAGAATATTTTAGGCAGATCACAGAGCTCCATGGGAATCAGAGAAGCAGGCTTGGAGGCCACATGGCTCAGTACAATGCTGAAACTGTAGTCTCTGGGCAGCTTCAATTAAGATCTTTTGCCACACTGCTAGGCAGAGAAACCACACATACACTGCACTACTGAAGCTGGCCCTGGAGTCCAGAAACTTCtgcactaccaccaccaccactacccaGCCTCACTCAAAGCAATAAATGTCATGCACCCTTTGCTTTGTGGTGCTGTGTGCTTACAATCTTGTGTCTTGATTGGGAACACCTGGCTCCCGTTTCTGTGTCATTCCTGCAAGGGATGCTGGGGAAATGAGCTTTCTGGATTCTGCCTTGGAATACAAGGCAAAATACAGTATAGCAAAGGCTTTTGAAATGTGCTGGGCAGCCAGAACATGAACTGTGTCCATCACAAAAGTTTCCAATGGGACATCACAGTGGAGATGTCCAATGGGAGCCTGGAATTGAAGGTCCTGCCTAGAGTTAGAGATTTGAGAGGTATCGGCTTATGGAAGGGAAGTGAAGCCAACAATGTGGATAGAAGGGGATGTGAATAGTGAGAGAAAGGAACCAGCATGAACTCTGGGGAATAGCCACATTTACAGACTAGGTGAAGCAGCTTAAGAAGAA harbors:
- the LOC105090261 gene encoding carcinoembryonic antigen-related cell adhesion molecule 1 isoform X2, with protein sequence MEPSSAPAHRGHVLWQRVLLAVSLLTFWNLPTTTQLSIESVPVNAAEGTDVLLLVYNVTEDLLGYGWFKGEKVENSQQIASYIVSSQVNVPGPAYSGRETIYANGSLLFQNVFQNDTGYYTIIVTTNHFDSKAASGQLRVFPKLPTPVVTSNNLNPLEHEDTVVLTCEPETQNTTYMWWINNRSLPDSTRLELSEDNRTLTLLHVTRNDTGPYVCETQNPGKKSPQLSARGPLLASWLGSWLQWYWWLPWGVSISLQGLKAIVACRTTECAAPQRPPLDMVPLAALSLWLPNLTLSQLFPSTRNYYTPTETFTMGSITKQMWFPHLFLEMLLKGGREGPC
- the LOC105090261 gene encoding carcinoembryonic antigen-related cell adhesion molecule 1 isoform X1, which gives rise to MEPSSAPAHRGHVLWQRVLLAVSLLTFWNLPTTTQLSIESVPVNAAEGTDVLLLVYNVTEDLLGYGWFKGEKVENSQQIASYIVSSQVNVPGPAYSGRETIYANGSLLFQNVFQNDTGYYTIIVTTNHFDSKAASGQLRVFPKLPTPVVTSNNLNPLEHEDTVVLTCEPETQNTTYMWWINNRSLPDSTRLELSEDNRTLTLLHVTRNDTGPYVCETQNPVSAGRSDPFTLNVLWQEITPALSTGAIVGIVVGILVAVVLVAALGCFYFLARIKSHSCLQNNRVRCPPASTPGHGPSGSSVSLASQSDPKPAVPIYQELLHSDRDIYYGLNHKADVVSSSLPRNAS